The following is a genomic window from Thaumasiovibrio subtropicus.
GGCAATCTTTACTGGTTGCCCCAAACGCAAACACAGTATCGACCGGATCGTTCTCTGCAGAACCAAACTCGACCGGCGTATCTAACGTCAGCACACTGATACAATCTTTTTTCACGCTGCTGTCTGGCCTTGCATGCGCAAAAGCAATACCCGGAGCAATGACAACGTAGGGGCCTAACTCCTTAATTGCATCCACCATTCCGTCAACATAGGCTTGTTCAACTTGGTTTGTGTCCAATAACAGTTGTCCCGCTGTTCGCACAGCGTGTTCCCAGCCGCTCACTTGAGCATTCAATTGAACAACGTGTTCATCGATGTAGTCTTTCAGCATGCTTCGATTACCTTTGCACTGTAG
Proteins encoded in this region:
- a CDS encoding PTS sugar transporter subunit IIA codes for the protein MLKDYIDEHVVQLNAQVSGWEHAVRTAGQLLLDTNQVEQAYVDGMVDAIKELGPYVVIAPGIAFAHARPDSSVKKDCISVLTLDTPVEFGSAENDPVDTVFAFGATSKDCHMSVLTNLCEFLSDDDNLTFLRETDNKAQLVEKMCEY